CGCTCGCAACCTGCGTACTGGGTTCAAATCCGGTTGAGGTGACGTAACACCAACATCAAAGCCGCATAAGCCCGCCCTTCGGAAAACTCCGGATGTTCCAGTAAAGCTTTCCAGTCGGTCAACGGCCAATGCACCACTTCCAGCGGCTCCGGTTCATCACCTTCCGCTTGCTGCGGACGCAGCCCTTCCGCCAACACCACATGCGTTTGATGGGTCATATAACCGGCGGCCAGGCTGAGCGAATCCAATAAGGAAACCTGCTCGGGAAAAAAGCCGATTTCTTCCTGACTTTCGCGCACCGCCGCCTGTCGCCAATCTTCGCCCGGATCGATTTTGCCTTTCGGGAAACCGAGCTCATACCGTTCCACACCGGCCGCGTACTCGCGAATCAGCACCAAGGCGTCGTCCAAAACCGGTACAATCAGAACCGCGCCGTGCACCGAACTGACTAGGCGCTCGAATTGCACCTGAGTGTCATTCCCATAGAGGATATCCAATCCTTCCACGGTGAAAATCCGCGTGTTAGCGAGTTTTTTTTTCGTTAGAATAACGGGCGATTTTTTCGTTTCCATAGCGAGCATCATACGAGAATAGGAGTTAAAATGCGAATTAAAACCACCGCTCAAGGCCCCGCCATCCCATGGAATGACATCGAGACGGTTTTGCTTGATATGGACGGGACACTGCTCGATTTACACTTCGACTGGCACTTCTGGATGACCTACGTTCCACAAATGTACGCCGAGCGGAATCAAATTACCGAAGACGAAGCCCAACGCATCATCCGCGAGAAAATCCACTCCCAGCAAGGCACCCTGAACTGGTATTGCCTCGATTACTGGACCGAACAGCTCGACTTGCCCATTGCCGCGCTCAAACACGAACTCAAACACATGATTCAGGCGCACCCGGAAGTCATCACCTTCCTGCAACGCCTGCAAGCGCTGGGCAAGCACGTCATCATGGTCACCAACGCTCACCGCGATAGCCTCGCCATCAAACTGGAAATGACCGAAATCGGCGACTACTTCGATGAGATGATTTCCGCCCACGACTTCGGTATGCCGAAAGAAGATGGCGCCCTTTGGTCGGCGATTCAGAATAAGGTGCATTTCGACCCGAAACACACCTTACTGGTGGACGACAACCTCCACGCGCTGGAATCCGCCCAAGCCTTCGGCATCGCCTATCAACTGGCCGCGGTTCACGTCAGTCCGAAAATGGACAAAATCGACCCGAAAGCCTTTCCTTACTTCGAGAACTTCAACCAAATCATGCCGGATTGAGCGGCGTCAACCGATACACGGTTTCCGTAGTGGACACGCTTTTGCGTTCAAAGGTTTCCGAGTGTAGCACCTCAATTTGGTAGCGATCGACAAACAAATCACGGATTTCACTCTCCGGCACCGAAAACGGCGGCCCGGCTTTCAACGTCTGGTCGTACTCCAAACCGATCAACAACATCGGAACCGTGGCTCCCAGGATTGCTGTCATATGTTCGGCATACCGACGGCGCATTTCCGACGGCAAGGCCACCAACGCCGCCCGGTCATAGACGGCTTGAACCCCTTCACAGTCATCGGCGGACAAATGGAAAAAATCCCCACAGAATAACGTCATGTCCTCCAGCTCGTAACCGCAAAAACGGTCATGCTGAGCCGGCCGGCCGTTCAAATCGTTTTCCGTCAGAAAATCCGCCAGCGCTTTTTCGCTCAGCTCCACACCTAAAACCGGATGTCCGGTCGCATGCAGCCACACCATATCCTGTGACTTACCGCATAAAGGCACCAGCACAGCCGCGCCTTGGGCGACTCCCAGCATCGGCCAGTAAGTTTTCAGCAAGGCATTCACCCCCGGTTGATGGAAACCGATTTCGTCTCGCGCCCATTTTCGATGCCAAAAATCCGCTTTCATGTTTTCCGTGTTTATCCTTTGTTTTGCGCCTGAATTACGCTAATATGGCTGGCAATAATTTTACTCAAAATCGATGACGAAAAGTTTGCAACAACCATGAAAATGTCGAAACCACCGGTCCCGGAAAACCGATTACAAGCCACCCGCGCTTTCTTACAGCGCAAATGGGTGAAAAATCTCTTATTCATGCTGGCACTCATCATCGTCTATCTCGCCTTACGTCCGTTCATGCAAGGTGACGTCGTCAAAGGGCCGGCCCCGGCTTTCGAAACCGAATCCATCACCGACCAGCCGATTCGACTCGCCGATTATCGCGGCCAGCCCGTCATGGTCCACTTCTGGGCCACTTGGTGCCCGATTTGCCAACTGGAACGCGACAGTGTCGAACGCCTCTCCAAAGACTACCCGGTGATCAATATCGCCACCCAGTCCATGGACGACGAAGGCCTGCTTGCCTTTGCCGAAGAGCACGGCATGAACCCCAACCAAATCGTCAACGATTTCGACGGCCAACTGATGAAAGCCTTCGGCGCCCGCGCCGTCCCCGCCACCTTTATTATCGGCCCGGACGGCAACGTTTCTTTTGTCGAAGTCGGCTACACCACGCCTTATGGGCTGAGAGCGCGTTTATGGTGGCTTCAATAGCATCCAAGTTCCGCCGTAAAAACACGCCTAAAGGACAAATCATCCACAGTGTCCGGGACGGCTTCGGCCTGATTGAAGTCGTCGACACTCAAGTGGCACGCAGCCTGTATTTCGGCACCCGCGTCGAGCAAAGTCGCCTGTATTTCAACGCCCCCATGACGCTGGCGTTCGAATACCAAGAAGCGTTGATGGAAGCTATTCTGGAGCATCCGGCCGCCATCAACCGCCTGTTAACGCTGGGGCTTGGTGGCGGCAGCCTGCCCGCTCAAATGCACCATATTTTTCCGAAATGCCAGCAAACCGTGGTGGAACTACGTCCGGCGGTCATCGACATCGCTTACCGGTATTTCCATCTGCCGGAAACGCCACACATCGACACGCGAGAAGCCGACGCCTACATGTTCGTCCTGCAGGAAACCGAGCGCTACGACATCATCGTCATCGACCTTTACGACGGCGACAGCATGCCGCCCGAATTCACCGACGAAATCTTCCTGCTCGCTCTGCAAAAACTGACCAGGCCTGGCGGATTATTGTTATTCAATTTGTGGAAAGGCACGCCGGAAAAGACCCTCAGGGTCATCCGCTTTTGGGAAGACATGACCGACTGTGAAATCACCATGCGCGAAATCCACTCCAGCAACAATCTGATTCTATCGGTAAAACCACGTTAACCCGAGGAGAACACCATGACCGCTCCCAGTCTCAGCGCCTACTCCGAACAGTTTGAAACCCTGTTCAACCAGCACCGCATCGCCTGTATGGTGTGCGAACTGACGCCGCCTTATCGAGTGAACTATCACTCCGTGGCGTTACGCAAACTGATTCGTTTACCCGATGACGACAGCGCCATGCACCTGCTCGACTGGGTTCACCCGGACGACCGTGAGCGCTACCAACTTGAGTTGAAAGCTTACGCCGCCCAGCCGGAAACCCCGAGTTTCGAACGCTTGCCGTTTCGCATCCTCAACCAGAACGGTGAAATCAAATGGGTGCGCGAACTCGTCCTGATCGACGACAGTGACGGCCAACAACTGGTACTCAGTTGGGAGGACATCACCAAGCGTTATCTGGAAGACCAGCAAAACCGCGAAAACAAACACCAGTTCAACTTGGTGTTGGACTCGCTCAATGTCGGTTTTTTCGAATTTCTATTCGGCACCAACACGGTGTTCTATTCGCCGACCTGGAAAAAACAACTCGGCTACGAACCCTATGAAATCGAAGACAAAATGGCCGAATGGGAAAAACGCGTGCCGCCCAAATACGTCACCGCGGCCTACAAAAATCTGGAAAAACATCTGTCCGGCAAAACCGAATGGTATGAAGCCGTTTTCCCCATGCGCCACAAACAAGGTCATCAAGTCTGGATTCTGGCCAGAGGCAAAGCCGAGCGCGACGCCAACGGCCATCCGTATAAAATCATCGGCACCCATACCGACCTGTCGGCGGTGCAAAAGCTGCCGAAACAACTTCAGGCGCTGGCCGACATCGAGTTTCACCCGGAAACCCTTTACCAACGTGCTTTCGCTACCGCGCCAATACCGCTGTCTCTGTTCAATCTCAATTCCAACAAAGTGGAAATCAACCCTAAAATGGTGGAACTTTGCGGCTACCAGAGCCAGGAACTCACCGGCCAGGTCTACACTCGCTTCTTCCACCCGGACGACCGTCAAGCCAGCATCGAAGCCATTGAGCGCCATATCCGCAACGCCACACCGAACCTGGAAACCGTCGAGCGACGCGCGTTTCATAAAGACGGCCGTCTGCTGACATTACGCATCACCAGTTTTGTCACCACGCTGGAAAACGACGACCGAGTGCTGTGTTCCTATATCGAAGACATCACCGAAGCGACACAAAAAGACACAGAGATGGATGCGAAATCGTCGCCACTGGATTAAAATGCTCCCCTATTTGAGTCCTCATTCACCCACC
The nucleotide sequence above comes from Hydrogenovibrio thermophilus. Encoded proteins:
- the nudE gene encoding ADP compounds hydrolase NudE; translation: MMLAMETKKSPVILTKKKLANTRIFTVEGLDILYGNDTQVQFERLVSSVHGAVLIVPVLDDALVLIREYAAGVERYELGFPKGKIDPGEDWRQAAVRESQEEIGFFPEQVSLLDSLSLAAGYMTHQTHVVLAEGLRPQQAEGDEPEPLEVVHWPLTDWKALLEHPEFSEGRAYAALMLVLRHLNRI
- a CDS encoding spermidine synthase, encoding MVASIASKFRRKNTPKGQIIHSVRDGFGLIEVVDTQVARSLYFGTRVEQSRLYFNAPMTLAFEYQEALMEAILEHPAAINRLLTLGLGGGSLPAQMHHIFPKCQQTVVELRPAVIDIAYRYFHLPETPHIDTREADAYMFVLQETERYDIIVIDLYDGDSMPPEFTDEIFLLALQKLTRPGGLLLFNLWKGTPEKTLRVIRFWEDMTDCEITMREIHSSNNLILSVKPR
- the tmpT gene encoding thiopurine S-methyltransferase encodes the protein MKADFWHRKWARDEIGFHQPGVNALLKTYWPMLGVAQGAAVLVPLCGKSQDMVWLHATGHPVLGVELSEKALADFLTENDLNGRPAQHDRFCGYELEDMTLFCGDFFHLSADDCEGVQAVYDRAALVALPSEMRRRYAEHMTAILGATVPMLLIGLEYDQTLKAGPPFSVPESEIRDLFVDRYQIEVLHSETFERKSVSTTETVYRLTPLNPA
- a CDS encoding PAS domain-containing protein, which gives rise to MTAPSLSAYSEQFETLFNQHRIACMVCELTPPYRVNYHSVALRKLIRLPDDDSAMHLLDWVHPDDRERYQLELKAYAAQPETPSFERLPFRILNQNGEIKWVRELVLIDDSDGQQLVLSWEDITKRYLEDQQNRENKHQFNLVLDSLNVGFFEFLFGTNTVFYSPTWKKQLGYEPYEIEDKMAEWEKRVPPKYVTAAYKNLEKHLSGKTEWYEAVFPMRHKQGHQVWILARGKAERDANGHPYKIIGTHTDLSAVQKLPKQLQALADIEFHPETLYQRAFATAPIPLSLFNLNSNKVEINPKMVELCGYQSQELTGQVYTRFFHPDDRQASIEAIERHIRNATPNLETVERRAFHKDGRLLTLRITSFVTTLENDDRVLCSYIEDITEATQKDTEMDAKSSPLD
- the yrfG gene encoding GMP/IMP nucleotidase, encoding MRIKTTAQGPAIPWNDIETVLLDMDGTLLDLHFDWHFWMTYVPQMYAERNQITEDEAQRIIREKIHSQQGTLNWYCLDYWTEQLDLPIAALKHELKHMIQAHPEVITFLQRLQALGKHVIMVTNAHRDSLAIKLEMTEIGDYFDEMISAHDFGMPKEDGALWSAIQNKVHFDPKHTLLVDDNLHALESAQAFGIAYQLAAVHVSPKMDKIDPKAFPYFENFNQIMPD
- a CDS encoding protein disulfide oxidoreductase, whose product is MSKPPVPENRLQATRAFLQRKWVKNLLFMLALIIVYLALRPFMQGDVVKGPAPAFETESITDQPIRLADYRGQPVMVHFWATWCPICQLERDSVERLSKDYPVINIATQSMDDEGLLAFAEEHGMNPNQIVNDFDGQLMKAFGARAVPATFIIGPDGNVSFVEVGYTTPYGLRARLWWLQ